In Vibrio tritonius, the following are encoded in one genomic region:
- the uvrA gene encoding excinuclease ABC subunit UvrA produces MDKIEVRGARTHNLKNINITIPRDKLVVITGLSGSGKSSLAFDTLYAEGQRRYVESLSAYARQFLSLMEKPDVDHIEGLSPAISIEQKSTSHNPRSTVGTITEVYDYLRLLYARIGEPRCPEHGVPLSAQTVSQMVDQVLALPEGSKMMLLAPIIKERKGEHVKTLQNLAAQGFIRARIDGETCDLSDPPALELQKKHTIEVVVDRFKVRADLQQRLAESFETALELSGGVVVVAPMDGDGEEHVFSANFACPHCGYSMRELEPRLFSFNNPAGACPTCDGLGVQQYFDAERVIQNPNLSLADGAIVGWDKRNFYYFQILVSLSEHYKFKLTTPFDELPKKIQDTILHGSGHTEIEFKYVNDRGDIRIKRHPFEGILNTLERRYRETESSSVREELSKYISNKSCANCHGTRLREEARNVFIHDTALPEIVELSISDALGFFDTLELKGQKAQIAEKVMKEIKDRLHFLVNVGLNYLNLSRSADTLSGGEAQRIRLASQIGAGLVGVMYVLDEPSIGLHQRDNERLLKTLIHLRDLGNTVLVVEHDEDAIRTADHVIDIGPGAGVHGGQVVAEGKVDEIIANPNSLTGQYLSGAKSIAVPTQRVAKNAKKVVEVLGATGNNLKNVDLSIPVGLFTCVTGVSGSGKSTLINDTFFKIAHTALNGATTSTPAPYKKVKGLEHFDKVIDIDQSPIGRTPRSNPATYTGIFTPIRELFAGTQESRSRGYKPGRFSFNVRGGRCEACQGDGVIKVEMHFLPDVYVPCDVCKGKRYNRETLEVRYKGKTIHEVLEMTIEESREFFEPVPAIARKLQTLMDVGLSYIRLGQAATTLSGGEAQRVKLARELSKRDTGKTLYILDEPTTGLHFHDIQQLLTVLHQLRDKGNTIVVIEHNLDVIKTADWIIDLGPEGGQGGGEIIAEGTPEDIVDVASSHTARFLKPMLK; encoded by the coding sequence ATGGACAAAATCGAAGTACGCGGCGCTCGCACCCATAACTTAAAAAATATCAATATCACAATTCCAAGAGACAAATTGGTTGTGATCACCGGACTTTCTGGTTCAGGAAAGTCTTCTCTTGCATTTGATACGCTCTACGCTGAAGGACAGCGTCGTTACGTTGAATCACTGTCTGCTTATGCGCGCCAGTTTCTATCATTAATGGAAAAGCCTGACGTAGACCATATTGAAGGTCTCTCTCCTGCGATCTCTATCGAGCAGAAATCAACTTCGCATAACCCACGTTCTACCGTGGGTACGATTACCGAAGTCTATGACTATCTGCGCTTGCTCTACGCGCGCATCGGCGAACCTCGCTGTCCCGAACATGGCGTTCCTCTAAGCGCTCAAACAGTAAGCCAAATGGTAGACCAAGTTTTAGCACTTCCTGAAGGTTCGAAAATGATGCTCCTTGCGCCAATCATCAAAGAGCGTAAAGGGGAACACGTTAAGACTTTGCAAAACCTAGCAGCACAAGGTTTTATCCGCGCTCGTATCGACGGAGAAACCTGTGATTTATCCGATCCACCAGCTCTAGAACTACAAAAGAAACACACCATTGAAGTGGTTGTTGACCGTTTTAAAGTACGGGCAGATTTACAACAACGCCTCGCGGAATCGTTTGAAACTGCACTAGAACTTTCTGGTGGTGTCGTTGTTGTTGCACCAATGGATGGAGATGGTGAAGAGCACGTCTTTTCTGCTAACTTTGCTTGTCCTCACTGTGGTTACAGCATGCGAGAGTTAGAACCTAGACTCTTTTCTTTTAATAACCCTGCAGGGGCATGTCCAACTTGTGACGGTTTAGGCGTACAGCAATATTTTGATGCTGAACGCGTGATTCAAAATCCAAACTTAAGCCTCGCCGATGGCGCTATCGTGGGTTGGGATAAGCGTAATTTCTATTATTTTCAGATTCTGGTTTCTCTCTCTGAACACTATAAGTTCAAATTAACTACGCCGTTTGATGAGCTACCAAAGAAGATTCAAGACACCATATTACATGGTTCTGGCCATACCGAAATTGAATTTAAGTATGTAAACGATCGTGGTGACATCCGTATCAAACGCCATCCTTTTGAAGGCATTTTGAATACTCTAGAACGTCGCTATCGTGAAACAGAATCCAGCTCGGTACGCGAGGAACTGAGCAAATATATATCCAATAAATCTTGTGCAAACTGTCATGGTACTCGCTTAAGGGAAGAGGCTCGCAATGTCTTTATTCATGATACAGCCTTACCCGAAATCGTTGAGTTGAGTATTTCTGATGCGCTGGGCTTTTTTGACACCTTAGAGCTAAAAGGTCAAAAAGCCCAAATTGCAGAGAAAGTAATGAAAGAGATCAAAGATCGCTTACATTTTCTAGTCAATGTGGGGTTGAACTACCTTAACTTATCACGCAGTGCCGATACTTTATCTGGTGGAGAAGCTCAGCGTATTCGCTTAGCAAGTCAAATTGGTGCAGGTCTTGTTGGTGTGATGTATGTACTTGATGAACCTTCTATCGGCTTACATCAACGCGACAATGAGCGCTTATTAAAAACTTTAATTCATCTGCGAGATCTAGGTAATACTGTTTTAGTCGTTGAGCATGATGAAGATGCTATTCGTACAGCTGATCATGTAATTGATATTGGTCCAGGTGCTGGTGTTCATGGCGGTCAAGTTGTCGCAGAGGGTAAAGTGGATGAGATCATTGCTAATCCAAACTCTCTTACAGGACAATACCTCAGTGGCGCAAAATCAATAGCAGTTCCGACTCAACGCGTTGCAAAAAATGCCAAGAAAGTTGTTGAGGTGCTGGGAGCAACGGGCAATAACTTAAAGAATGTCGATTTATCCATTCCGGTAGGTCTATTTACGTGCGTAACTGGTGTGTCCGGCTCAGGGAAATCAACCTTAATAAATGATACCTTCTTTAAAATTGCGCACACAGCACTCAATGGAGCAACCACCTCAACACCAGCTCCATACAAAAAAGTAAAAGGCTTGGAGCATTTTGATAAAGTAATCGACATTGATCAAAGCCCAATTGGTCGAACTCCACGCTCTAACCCAGCCACTTATACTGGAATTTTTACCCCAATCCGCGAACTCTTTGCTGGTACTCAAGAATCTCGTTCTCGTGGTTACAAACCTGGCCGATTTAGTTTTAACGTCCGTGGCGGGCGCTGTGAAGCTTGCCAAGGCGATGGGGTAATCAAAGTGGAAATGCATTTTCTACCCGATGTGTATGTTCCATGCGATGTTTGTAAAGGGAAACGTTATAACCGGGAAACCTTAGAGGTTCGCTACAAAGGCAAAACGATCCACGAAGTGCTTGAGATGACCATCGAAGAATCTCGCGAATTTTTTGAACCAGTTCCGGCTATTGCTCGCAAATTGCAAACATTGATGGATGTTGGTTTATCTTATATACGTTTAGGTCAAGCAGCGACTACACTTTCGGGTGGTGAAGCTCAACGAGTTAAATTGGCTCGTGAATTGTCTAAACGAGATACGGGTAAAACACTGTATATTCTCGATGAACCAACCACTGGTTTGCATTTCCACGATATCCAGCAGTTGCTTACAGTGCTTCACCAACTGCGCGATAAAGGAAATACGATTGTCGTCATAGAACACAATTTAGACGTGATAAAAACGGCAGACTGGATTATCGATCTTGGTCCTGAAGGTGGACAAGGTGGTGGTGAAATCATTGCAGAAGGCACACCCGAAGACATTGTTGATGTGGCAAGTTCGCACACAGCTCGATTCCTTAAACCTATGTTGAAATAG
- the galU gene encoding UTP--glucose-1-phosphate uridylyltransferase GalU, with amino-acid sequence MIKKCLFPAAGYGTRFLPATKSMPKEMMPVVNKPLIEYGVEEAIQAGMNGMCIVTGRGKHSIMDHFDMNYELEHQIKGTNKEELLGDIRSIMDSATFTFIRQREMKGLGHAILTGRELVGDEAFAVVLADDLCVNEDKGVLAQMVALYNQFRCSIVAVQEVPADETHKYGVISGEMIKDDIYRVDDMVEKPEPGKAPSNLAIIGRYILTPDIFDLIEKTEPGKGGEIQITDALLKQAKSGCVLAYKFKGHRFDCGSVEGYIEATNYCYENLYKKNEKKVALDKHSTKKG; translated from the coding sequence ATGATTAAAAAGTGCCTTTTCCCTGCAGCTGGCTACGGCACGCGTTTTTTGCCAGCAACCAAATCCATGCCAAAAGAGATGATGCCAGTCGTCAATAAACCACTCATAGAGTACGGTGTTGAAGAAGCCATTCAAGCAGGCATGAACGGCATGTGTATCGTGACTGGACGCGGCAAACACTCCATCATGGATCATTTTGATATGAACTATGAGTTGGAGCATCAAATCAAAGGCACCAACAAAGAAGAGCTGTTAGGCGACATCCGTAGCATTATGGACAGCGCGACATTCACGTTTATTCGTCAAAGAGAAATGAAGGGCTTAGGCCATGCCATTCTAACCGGTCGTGAACTGGTTGGTGATGAGGCCTTTGCTGTGGTTCTTGCTGATGACTTATGTGTCAATGAAGACAAAGGCGTATTGGCGCAAATGGTCGCGCTTTATAACCAGTTCCGCTGTTCAATTGTCGCGGTTCAGGAAGTTCCTGCAGATGAAACGCACAAGTACGGTGTAATCTCTGGTGAAATGATCAAAGACGATATTTACCGTGTAGATGACATGGTAGAGAAACCTGAACCTGGCAAAGCACCAAGCAACTTAGCAATCATTGGTCGTTATATTTTGACTCCAGATATTTTTGATCTCATTGAAAAAACTGAACCAGGAAAAGGCGGCGAAATTCAAATTACTGATGCACTGTTAAAGCAAGCCAAATCTGGCTGTGTACTGGCGTATAAATTCAAAGGTCACCGTTTTGACTGTGGTAGCGTAGAAGGCTATATCGAAGCAACTAACTACTGCTATGAAAACCTCTACAAGAAAAATGAAAAGAAAGTGGCCTTAGATAAGCATTCAACCAAAAAAGGTTAA
- a CDS encoding helix-turn-helix transcriptional regulator has translation MAKNQYARTLYLITLNTQKVNQEMLDALKLLCVNVPIVTPEEISLHYQEYKHKILLLSYGEHQALRQALSPIQITEQRFEVVLFDVPKRLTTHELLGFGRLRGVFYQGMPTAEMAVSLADIINGRIRFPEHVSEQLINYWQAKLHQEIPHPFPMLSQRETEILRNLCSASSNTELADTLFISELTVKSHLYNIYKKLNVKNRVEAIEWAKQTLRL, from the coding sequence ATGGCAAAAAATCAATACGCAAGAACCTTGTACTTGATAACGTTGAACACGCAAAAGGTGAATCAAGAAATGCTTGATGCACTAAAACTTCTATGTGTTAATGTTCCAATTGTCACCCCTGAAGAAATCTCTCTTCACTATCAAGAATATAAGCATAAAATCTTGCTGTTGAGTTACGGTGAGCATCAAGCTTTACGTCAGGCACTCTCTCCAATTCAAATTACTGAACAACGTTTTGAGGTTGTTCTATTCGATGTACCTAAACGGCTAACGACACATGAATTGCTAGGGTTTGGTCGTCTACGTGGCGTTTTTTATCAAGGAATGCCTACTGCTGAGATGGCGGTCAGTCTAGCGGATATTATTAATGGTCGAATTCGATTTCCAGAGCATGTTAGTGAACAGTTGATCAATTATTGGCAAGCAAAGCTTCATCAAGAAATACCCCACCCTTTTCCCATGCTGAGTCAACGAGAAACCGAGATATTACGTAACCTTTGTTCTGCGAGCTCCAATACTGAACTTGCGGATACACTCTTCATCAGTGAATTGACGGTGAAATCACATCTCTACAATATTTATAAAAAACTTAACGTGAAAAATAGGGTCGAAGCCATAGAATGGGCAAAGCAAACCCTAAGGTTGTAG
- a CDS encoding single-stranded DNA-binding protein — MASRGVNKVILIGNLGNDPEIRYMPNGGAVANITIATSESWRDKATGEQREKTEWHRVALFGKLAEVAGEYLRKGSQVYIEGQLQTRKWQDQSGQDRYTTEVVVQGFNGVMQMLGGRQGGAPAGGMQQQQQGGWGQPQQPAMQQQPQYNAPQQPQQQQQQQPSQSAPQYNEPPMDFDDDIPF; from the coding sequence ATGGCAAGCCGTGGTGTGAACAAAGTAATTTTAATTGGCAACCTAGGTAACGATCCTGAAATTCGTTATATGCCAAATGGTGGTGCGGTAGCAAACATCACTATCGCAACCTCAGAGTCCTGGCGTGATAAAGCAACAGGTGAACAGCGTGAGAAAACTGAGTGGCACCGTGTTGCACTGTTTGGCAAACTTGCTGAAGTAGCGGGTGAGTATCTACGCAAAGGCTCTCAAGTATACATCGAAGGTCAATTACAGACTCGTAAATGGCAAGATCAAAGTGGTCAAGACCGATACACAACAGAAGTTGTCGTGCAAGGTTTTAATGGTGTAATGCAAATGCTAGGTGGTCGTCAAGGTGGCGCTCCGGCTGGTGGAATGCAGCAACAACAGCAAGGTGGTTGGGGTCAACCTCAGCAACCTGCGATGCAGCAGCAACCGCAGTACAATGCTCCTCAGCAGCCACAACAGCAGCAACAACAACAACCTTCTCAGTCAGCGCCTCAGTATAATGAGCCGCCAATGGACTTTGATGACGATATCCCGTTCTAA
- a CDS encoding replication initiation protein, whose product MTIKKSPSININKMRNKVVVKSNDFIQASEYKISYNQYKVIKYCFASLADKEQPYVDINIKEYCQAIGLTLQSNNFSGIRDALSTMVGAPFKVESEQISINEAIIDSVDFPSKNEARIRISDSYTPLVHYVEPPYTQYKFINIAFLTSYYSIRLYEMCKSWQVKKSFTIEVDKLRKQFGVEESLNCWQHFKERALLKPIQEINQLTDINVEMYYINRLRTVNQIEFHISSKTREERAKVKQYIEKYIDSKY is encoded by the coding sequence ATGACGATAAAAAAATCTCCATCAATCAATATTAATAAAATGCGTAATAAAGTTGTGGTGAAAAGTAATGACTTTATCCAAGCATCTGAATACAAAATTTCATATAACCAGTACAAGGTCATAAAGTATTGCTTTGCCTCCCTCGCTGACAAAGAACAACCCTACGTCGACATCAATATCAAAGAGTATTGCCAAGCGATTGGGCTAACTCTGCAATCGAATAATTTTTCAGGGATTCGAGACGCACTTAGCACTATGGTCGGAGCGCCGTTTAAAGTAGAAAGTGAGCAGATCAGCATTAATGAAGCAATCATCGATAGTGTTGATTTTCCTTCAAAAAATGAAGCTCGCATTCGTATTTCGGATTCGTATACACCACTTGTGCATTACGTTGAACCACCTTATACACAATACAAATTTATTAACATTGCCTTTTTGACCAGCTACTACTCCATTCGTTTATACGAAATGTGCAAATCTTGGCAGGTGAAAAAATCATTTACTATTGAAGTGGATAAACTTCGTAAGCAGTTTGGCGTTGAAGAGTCGTTAAACTGTTGGCAGCACTTTAAAGAGCGCGCTTTACTGAAACCTATTCAAGAAATTAACCAGTTAACCGACATCAATGTCGAAATGTACTACATCAACCGATTACGAACCGTAAACCAAATTGAGTTTCACATTTCGTCTAAAACACGTGAAGAGCGTGCCAAGGTAAAACAGTACATTGAAAAATACATCGATAGTAAATACTAA
- a CDS encoding YbaK/EbsC family protein, with protein sequence MQQAIRHILSESGISFSIETYEYNPQGSSIGVQAAQSMGQDENSVAKTLIIEVDKKQPVCVVLPVHKKVNMDNVASLLMGKKARMMNADKSTKLTGFVSGGTSPLGVFNLMPVYVAKELMNLKALYVNAGDRGLVVKLAPQDLIQLTGAKAAAVSLELA encoded by the coding sequence ATGCAGCAAGCTATTCGCCATATTTTATCTGAAAGTGGTATTTCGTTCTCTATTGAGACGTATGAATATAACCCACAAGGATCATCGATCGGGGTTCAAGCAGCCCAGTCCATGGGACAAGATGAAAATAGTGTTGCGAAAACACTGATTATTGAAGTCGATAAAAAACAACCGGTCTGTGTAGTATTACCTGTTCATAAAAAGGTTAACATGGATAACGTTGCCAGCCTATTGATGGGAAAAAAAGCTCGTATGATGAATGCGGATAAATCCACCAAATTAACTGGATTTGTCTCCGGAGGAACCAGTCCTCTAGGCGTATTTAATTTAATGCCAGTGTACGTTGCCAAAGAGTTGATGAACCTCAAAGCGCTCTACGTAAATGCTGGTGATCGAGGTTTGGTTGTCAAACTCGCACCACAAGATCTTATCCAGCTCACAGGAGCTAAAGCTGCAGCGGTATCTCTTGAGCTTGCATAA
- a CDS encoding DUF2075 domain-containing protein, translating into MEMPFLEQNRSIFKLSPDKPLQAEQKNLKNRLDAFLCSNKDKNHACFIIYGDAGTGKSVFLNRVFMELQQHARADSQHPLFGLNNALLVNHPEMLKAYKNATESIPTLKKKDYERPTTFINQHHKTGNIADIVFVDEAHLLLTGPDRYNHFFQDNHLEEIMQIARLVVLVFDEKQVLKAKSCWEQKMLNELLQDYPVETFTLQRQFRMNVAKQHAEWIEQFCQGKLRPIPLSTERFELRPYSSAQQMYEDIQQHNQYRGLSRMLATYDYPYRLDGHDYFIIEGDFCLRWDRAKPHAKDPWAEREDTIEEVGSVYTIQGFDLNYVGLILGPSVTWDEASQQIVLHPDKYEDKAAFNGLGARDDAQEIKQKLMWNSINVLMTRAINGLYIYAHDPVLRQKLTQAKIQAG; encoded by the coding sequence ATGGAGATGCCATTCTTAGAGCAAAATAGGTCGATATTTAAGCTCTCTCCCGATAAGCCTCTTCAGGCAGAACAAAAAAATTTAAAAAATAGATTAGACGCATTTCTTTGTTCTAATAAAGATAAAAATCATGCTTGTTTTATTATTTATGGCGATGCAGGAACCGGAAAGAGCGTGTTTCTTAACCGAGTGTTTATGGAGCTACAGCAGCACGCAAGAGCAGATAGTCAGCATCCTCTATTTGGCTTAAATAATGCGTTACTGGTCAATCATCCTGAAATGCTCAAAGCATACAAAAATGCGACGGAATCTATACCAACCTTAAAAAAGAAAGATTATGAGCGTCCGACTACCTTCATTAATCAGCATCATAAAACAGGTAACATTGCCGATATTGTTTTCGTTGATGAAGCACATTTGCTTTTGACTGGACCTGATCGCTATAACCACTTTTTTCAAGATAATCATTTAGAAGAGATCATGCAGATAGCTCGTCTTGTGGTACTTGTTTTCGATGAAAAACAGGTGTTAAAAGCTAAAAGTTGCTGGGAGCAAAAGATGCTTAATGAGCTACTTCAAGATTACCCAGTAGAGACGTTTACTCTACAACGTCAATTTCGCATGAATGTAGCCAAGCAGCATGCAGAATGGATTGAACAATTTTGCCAAGGAAAACTGCGACCTATCCCGCTATCCACAGAGCGATTTGAGCTACGCCCTTACAGTAGTGCTCAACAAATGTATGAGGATATTCAGCAGCACAATCAATATCGTGGATTATCAAGAATGCTTGCAACCTACGATTACCCTTACCGGCTTGATGGTCATGATTACTTTATTATTGAAGGTGATTTTTGCCTGCGCTGGGATCGAGCCAAACCGCACGCGAAAGATCCTTGGGCAGAGCGGGAAGATACCATTGAGGAAGTCGGGTCGGTATACACTATTCAGGGGTTTGATCTTAACTACGTAGGACTAATCCTTGGCCCATCAGTGACATGGGATGAGGCTTCTCAGCAGATTGTGTTGCATCCAGATAAGTATGAAGATAAAGCGGCATTTAATGGTTTAGGCGCTAGAGATGATGCTCAGGAGATTAAGCAAAAGCTCATGTGGAATAGTATTAATGTATTAATGACTAGAGCGATTAATGGCTTGTATATTTATGCACACGATCCTGTTTTACGGCAAAAGCTCACTCAGGCAAAGATCCAAGCGGGGTAA
- the csrD gene encoding RNase E specificity factor CsrD, translating to MRYTPTLKLSTRLVAFVTLIVICAMFILFVGGVLSFQRLGQEYMTHYLEGIVEVLDKEMEDPEAVYSMQRWMPKMLQASNIVEMQLSSKSGVIYRFRDTTNKVAADRLYDSTLKLRRHDGYEVTFKVIPPYNGYSYSLGAMLSITFAVVLIIIGLLQGLKWLKNQLLGSELLEERGRMILAGQVERFAVGDEREWPYTASEALDKLIEELKDARQERSRFDTFIRSQTFLDQLTGSANRVLFDNKLEAALQENGAHGGVVMLRIDEIEAAKEENDKQLVDDFIISVGQCLSNVTSRYPDVILSRYYESIFAVFLPHQSSKDVAYAASQCLKLTERIIPPAPLDKENWFHLGVTMYNEGERRGRIINEVETALKNAQLQGMNAWSRFKKLSKPQDERGSVRWRTLFDEALKPQNILLYQQPCYVLNKNDQLTKVHQEIFARIDDPQQGIIKASRFSAALEMVGYEAMMDRAVFDRVIDFLRVSTSKECFSLNMNVVPFADKRFVRWLRFELMQMPLEWRQRISFDFSEGHLVQHLDYMRPVLKMMSALGYKIVVGQAGRTIVSTHYLKDVKVDVLKLHRSLVKRIEKRHENQLFVRSMLGVCSGTDTKVIAVGVEEESEWAMLKTLGVDGVQGRFFDEERPLQPENQMKKRRVESVVKPGRRNRWRTK from the coding sequence ATGAGGTATACGCCAACTCTTAAGCTAAGTACACGCTTGGTTGCTTTTGTGACGTTAATCGTGATCTGCGCTATGTTCATTCTGTTCGTTGGTGGCGTGCTTTCATTTCAGCGTTTGGGCCAAGAATATATGACCCATTATTTAGAAGGGATTGTTGAAGTTCTTGATAAAGAAATGGAAGATCCTGAAGCTGTGTACTCCATGCAGCGCTGGATGCCGAAAATGTTGCAGGCGAGTAATATTGTTGAGATGCAATTGTCATCCAAATCCGGTGTTATTTATCGTTTTCGAGATACGACGAATAAAGTCGCTGCAGATAGGCTGTACGATTCCACACTCAAACTCAGGCGGCACGACGGATACGAAGTGACATTTAAAGTGATACCTCCGTATAACGGTTATAGCTATTCGTTGGGGGCAATGCTGTCGATCACCTTTGCGGTTGTTTTGATCATAATAGGGTTATTACAGGGATTGAAATGGCTAAAAAATCAATTACTCGGTTCTGAGCTTCTCGAGGAGCGAGGGCGGATGATTTTAGCTGGTCAGGTCGAGCGTTTTGCTGTGGGGGACGAGCGAGAGTGGCCTTATACCGCCAGCGAAGCATTGGATAAACTGATTGAAGAGTTGAAAGATGCTCGACAAGAACGCAGCCGTTTTGACACCTTTATTCGTAGCCAAACTTTCTTAGATCAGCTTACCGGATCTGCAAACCGCGTTCTTTTTGATAATAAATTGGAAGCGGCTCTGCAAGAAAATGGTGCTCATGGCGGAGTTGTCATGTTGCGAATTGACGAAATTGAAGCAGCCAAAGAAGAGAATGATAAGCAGTTGGTTGACGACTTCATTATCAGCGTAGGGCAGTGCTTATCAAATGTCACATCACGCTATCCCGATGTTATTTTGTCACGTTATTACGAATCTATTTTTGCTGTTTTTTTGCCTCATCAGTCATCTAAAGATGTGGCTTACGCAGCTTCGCAATGCCTCAAATTGACTGAGCGAATTATACCGCCAGCACCACTTGATAAAGAGAACTGGTTTCATCTTGGCGTCACGATGTACAACGAAGGTGAGCGCCGGGGACGAATTATCAATGAAGTAGAAACCGCATTGAAAAATGCCCAATTACAAGGTATGAATGCTTGGAGTCGATTTAAGAAGTTATCCAAGCCCCAAGATGAACGTGGCAGTGTTCGCTGGAGAACCTTGTTTGATGAGGCATTAAAGCCCCAGAATATTTTGCTTTATCAACAGCCTTGTTACGTACTAAATAAGAACGACCAGTTAACTAAAGTTCACCAAGAGATTTTTGCCAGAATAGACGATCCGCAACAGGGCATTATTAAAGCGTCGCGCTTTAGTGCTGCTTTAGAAATGGTAGGATATGAAGCAATGATGGACCGTGCGGTATTTGATCGAGTTATCGACTTTCTTCGCGTTAGTACGTCGAAAGAGTGTTTTTCACTCAATATGAATGTAGTCCCTTTTGCGGATAAACGTTTTGTTCGTTGGTTGCGTTTTGAGCTGATGCAAATGCCTTTAGAATGGCGTCAAAGGATCTCTTTTGATTTTTCGGAAGGCCATCTGGTGCAGCATTTGGATTATATGCGCCCAGTTTTAAAAATGATGTCTGCTTTAGGTTATAAGATTGTTGTTGGGCAAGCTGGACGAACAATAGTGAGTACTCACTATCTTAAAGACGTCAAGGTTGATGTGCTTAAACTACATCGTAGCTTGGTGAAGCGCATCGAAAAGCGCCATGAAAATCAGCTATTTGTTCGGAGTATGCTCGGGGTATGTAGTGGTACTGATACGAAAGTAATTGCAGTTGGGGTTGAAGAAGAGTCAGAATGGGCGATGCTCAAAACCCTTGGTGTTGATGGTGTTCAAGGACGTTTTTTCGATGAAGAGCGTCCACTACAACCCGAAAATCAAATGAAGAAACGCAGAGTTGAGTCTGTAGTTAAACCTGGTAGAAGAAATAGATGGCGAACTAAATGA
- a CDS encoding PilN domain-containing protein, translating into MFQPDAIYFSSNDTQLRLPARYPLSDKGLAVSLASALATAGIQNVLVDVILHVNQYQSFQIDKPAIPQTEWQGALPFLLKDLIREKVTDVVADAYELPNSSKIQSYVVHKKLILEFQHHLDQQHCELHRVLPEQEVWARADSVQELSHFLLLQKSAQGSFKLEAFYQQRCTFQRTLRGISSPLTGPDSLPLQLDGLALELQRSVDYLSAQMKGIPLHLLKICCDEENNEEVSAALNERLSVKSSVLDSNLSSSGVVLAQIAHKVPTDAINFYQAHLKPQIDHFTLTNVVAGWGTVCVIMLLVTAFYQYELSQKSKHLLTLQSQQTMLIAQRNELKKQAANHQPSPEKLAAISRLKKEIDAKNTSIGAVDSIEQSKRAGYSGIMNGLAKLANTDIALSEIEIDNNQLNIKGFARSAASVPAWISRFKQELHLIGRSFEKLNIERNDKGVVTFELKTKQEANQ; encoded by the coding sequence GTGTTTCAGCCTGATGCTATCTATTTTTCATCGAATGATACTCAATTAAGGCTACCTGCCCGTTACCCCTTAAGCGATAAAGGGCTCGCTGTTTCTCTCGCTTCTGCTTTAGCTACGGCTGGCATTCAAAATGTACTAGTGGATGTTATCCTTCACGTAAATCAGTACCAAAGTTTTCAAATTGATAAGCCAGCTATTCCTCAAACAGAATGGCAAGGTGCGTTACCTTTTCTCCTCAAGGATTTGATTAGAGAAAAAGTAACCGATGTTGTCGCAGATGCTTATGAGCTACCGAATAGTAGTAAGATTCAGTCTTATGTTGTGCACAAAAAACTTATTCTAGAATTTCAGCACCATCTCGACCAGCAACACTGTGAATTGCATCGTGTGCTTCCCGAGCAAGAAGTATGGGCTCGAGCTGATTCGGTACAAGAGCTCAGTCATTTCTTGCTACTGCAAAAAAGTGCACAAGGCAGTTTTAAACTTGAAGCCTTCTATCAGCAAAGATGTACGTTCCAAAGAACTCTGCGTGGGATTAGTTCTCCTTTGACGGGGCCTGATAGCTTGCCTTTGCAACTGGATGGACTCGCTCTAGAGTTGCAGCGTTCTGTTGACTATTTGTCAGCTCAGATGAAAGGTATTCCGCTTCACCTACTCAAAATTTGTTGTGATGAAGAGAATAATGAAGAAGTCTCAGCGGCACTGAATGAGCGTCTTAGCGTGAAATCTTCGGTGCTTGATTCAAACTTATCTTCTTCTGGGGTGGTGTTAGCTCAAATTGCCCATAAAGTGCCAACTGATGCAATTAATTTCTATCAGGCACATCTCAAGCCGCAGATTGACCACTTTACCTTAACTAATGTTGTTGCTGGTTGGGGCACTGTATGTGTGATTATGTTGCTGGTAACTGCGTTTTATCAGTATGAGCTATCTCAAAAAAGTAAGCATTTACTCACCTTGCAATCTCAGCAAACAATGTTGATCGCTCAGCGAAATGAGCTCAAAAAACAAGCTGCGAATCATCAACCATCTCCAGAGAAATTGGCCGCGATTAGCCGCTTGAAAAAAGAAATAGATGCTAAAAATACCTCTATAGGCGCTGTTGATAGCATAGAGCAATCAAAGCGGGCGGGGTATTCAGGGATCATGAATGGTCTCGCTAAGTTAGCCAATACTGATATTGCCTTATCTGAGATTGAAATTGATAATAACCAATTAAATATAAAGGGTTTTGCTCGTAGCGCTGCATCAGTGCCTGCTTGGATTTCACGATTTAAGCAAGAACTTCATCTCATTGGGCGTAGTTTCGAAAAATTGAATATTGAGCGTAATGACAAGGGCGTAGTAACATTTGAACTGAAGACGAAGCAGGAGGCTAACCAATGA